A part of Streptomyces sp. NBC_00557 genomic DNA contains:
- a CDS encoding sensor histidine kinase — protein sequence MEEQRAPGQWWRHGPPWWRAPDAPEPRGTRRLPWRTTALITAFVLIGSNFAAHGQPHRVPLDGYGRLLLLLASLLLLGRHRYPAAVAFGAAAATLGYLAAGYPYGPVFVVVAVACFSAVVAGRRRAAWASVGLLWAGHALVALWLYRWLPPAGDRRAGLTQEIVIGTWLLAIVALAELARVRREQWARERADRAEAARRRADEERLRIARELHDVLAHSISVINVQAGMGLALLDSDPEQARAALTTIKAASKEALGEVRQVLDTLRAPGAAPRTPAPGLDRLPELVEQAAAAGLTVEVEGEPPRLPPGADLAAFRIVQEALTNVVRHSGSRHARVRFAHDGEALRLRIDDDGPATGADAGGSGNGLAGMRERAAALGGTIEAGPRPGGGFRVLAVLPSHIREDQ from the coding sequence ATGGAAGAGCAGCGCGCCCCGGGGCAGTGGTGGCGGCACGGGCCGCCGTGGTGGCGCGCGCCCGACGCACCGGAGCCGCGCGGCACCCGTCGCCTGCCCTGGCGCACCACCGCGCTGATCACCGCGTTCGTCCTGATCGGCAGCAACTTCGCCGCGCACGGCCAGCCGCACCGCGTCCCCCTCGACGGCTACGGGCGCCTGCTGCTGCTCCTCGCCTCGCTGCTGTTGCTGGGGCGGCACCGGTATCCGGCGGCCGTGGCCTTCGGCGCCGCCGCGGCGACCCTCGGCTACCTGGCCGCGGGCTATCCCTACGGCCCGGTCTTCGTGGTCGTCGCCGTCGCCTGCTTCAGCGCGGTCGTCGCCGGGCGCCGGCGGGCCGCCTGGGCGTCCGTCGGCCTGCTCTGGGCCGGGCACGCCCTGGTCGCCCTCTGGCTCTACCGCTGGCTCCCGCCCGCGGGCGACCGGCGCGCGGGCCTCACGCAGGAGATCGTCATCGGCACCTGGCTGCTGGCGATCGTCGCCCTGGCCGAACTGGCCCGGGTACGGCGCGAGCAGTGGGCGCGCGAGCGTGCCGACCGGGCGGAGGCGGCACGGCGCCGCGCGGACGAGGAACGGCTGCGGATCGCCCGCGAGCTGCACGACGTGCTCGCGCACAGCATCTCCGTCATCAACGTCCAGGCCGGCATGGGGCTGGCGCTGCTGGACAGCGACCCCGAGCAGGCGCGGGCCGCGCTCACCACCATCAAGGCCGCCAGCAAGGAAGCGCTCGGCGAGGTCCGCCAGGTCCTCGACACCCTGCGCGCCCCCGGCGCCGCGCCGCGCACCCCCGCGCCCGGTCTGGACCGGCTGCCGGAGCTGGTGGAGCAGGCGGCCGCCGCCGGACTCACCGTGGAGGTCGAGGGCGAGCCCCCGCGGCTGCCGCCCGGCGCCGACCTCGCCGCCTTCCGCATCGTGCAGGAGGCCCTGACCAACGTCGTACGGCACTCCGGGTCGCGGCACGCGCGCGTGCGGTTCGCCCACGACGGCGAGGCGCTGCGGCTGCGCATCGACGACGACGGCCCGGCCACCGGGGCCGACGCCGGCGGCAGCGGCAACGGACTGGCCGGGATGCGGGAGAGGGCGGCCGCGCTCGGCGGCACCATCGAGGCGGGACCGCGGCCCGGCGGCGGCTTCCGGGTGCTCGCCGTACTGCCGTCGCACATCAGGGAGGACCAGTGA
- a CDS encoding TetR/AcrR family transcriptional regulator, producing MSTTEGARARARREVTAAIKDEARRQLAEDGAAKLSLRAVARELGMVSSALYRYFPSRDDLLTALIIDAYDSLGEAAERARDAAAGAGPLERWTAVCEAVRDWALGHPHEYALIYGSPVPGYAAPQTTVPPAARVGLVFIGIVRDVHEHVGLTDLPLPAGLRPEAERMAADLAPGLPPEAVAALVAAWAQLFGLVSFELFGQFTNVVEDRAAFFRHAAAGLARQVGLGRS from the coding sequence ATGAGCACCACAGAGGGAGCCCGCGCACGGGCCAGGAGGGAAGTCACGGCGGCCATCAAGGACGAGGCGCGCAGACAGCTGGCGGAGGACGGCGCCGCCAAGCTCTCGCTGCGGGCCGTCGCCCGCGAGCTGGGCATGGTCTCCTCCGCCCTGTACCGGTACTTCCCCAGCCGCGACGACCTGCTCACCGCCCTGATCATCGATGCGTACGACTCCCTCGGCGAGGCGGCGGAGCGCGCGCGGGACGCCGCGGCCGGCGCCGGCCCCCTGGAACGCTGGACGGCGGTGTGCGAGGCGGTGCGCGACTGGGCGCTCGGCCATCCCCACGAGTACGCCCTCATCTACGGCTCGCCCGTGCCCGGCTACGCCGCCCCGCAGACCACGGTCCCGCCCGCCGCCCGCGTCGGCCTCGTCTTCATCGGCATTGTCCGGGACGTCCACGAGCACGTCGGCCTCACCGACCTCCCCCTGCCCGCCGGACTGCGGCCCGAGGCCGAGCGCATGGCCGCCGACCTCGCCCCCGGGCTGCCCCCGGAGGCCGTCGCGGCCCTCGTGGCGGCCTGGGCCCAGCTGTTCGGCCTGGTCAGCTTCGAACTGTTCGGCCAGTTCACCAACGTGGTCGAGGACCGGGCGGCCTTCTTCCGGCACGCGGCGGCCGGGCTCGCCCGGCAGGTGGGACTCGGCCGCTCCTGA
- a CDS encoding response regulator transcription factor codes for MIRVLLADDQSLVRAGFGALLGAQPDIEVAGEAADGEEALHRVRELRPDVVLMDIRMPLLDGLAATRRITGDAELKDVKVVMLTTFELDEYVFEAIRSGASGFLVKDTEPDELVRAVRAVVQGDALLSPGVTRRLIAEFAARSKEPAAADALAHLTEREREVMALVGIGLSNEEIARRLVVSPLTAKTHVSRTMVKLGARDRAQLVVLAYESGLVRPGWLG; via the coding sequence GTGATCCGGGTACTGCTCGCCGACGACCAGTCGCTGGTGCGGGCCGGTTTCGGGGCGCTGCTCGGCGCGCAGCCGGACATCGAGGTGGCCGGGGAGGCGGCCGACGGCGAGGAGGCGCTGCACCGGGTGCGGGAACTGCGGCCGGACGTCGTCCTGATGGACATCCGCATGCCCCTGCTGGACGGCCTCGCCGCGACCCGGCGCATCACCGGCGACGCGGAGCTGAAGGACGTGAAGGTGGTCATGCTCACCACCTTCGAGCTGGACGAGTACGTCTTCGAGGCGATCCGCTCCGGCGCCTCCGGCTTCCTGGTGAAGGACACCGAACCGGACGAACTCGTGCGCGCGGTGCGGGCGGTGGTGCAGGGTGACGCCCTGCTGTCGCCGGGCGTCACCCGCCGGCTGATCGCCGAGTTCGCGGCCCGCTCCAAGGAGCCCGCGGCGGCCGACGCCCTCGCTCACCTCACCGAGCGGGAGCGGGAGGTGATGGCGCTGGTCGGCATCGGCCTGTCCAACGAGGAGATCGCCCGCCGCCTGGTGGTCAGCCCCCTCACCGCCAAGACCCATGTGAGCCGCACGATGGTCAAACTGGGCGCCCGGGATCGCGCCCAACTCGTCGTCCTGGCCTATGAGTCGGGGTTGGTGCGGCCTGGGTGGCTGGGCTGA
- a CDS encoding dipeptidase, with protein MSSNPVAETVASLLPRAKAELAELVAFKSVADFTQFPRSESEGAANWVADALRAEGFVDVALLDTPDGTQSVYGYLPGPEGAKTVLLYAHYDVQPPLDEAGWTTPPFELTERDGRWYGRGAADCKGGVIMHLLALRALKANGGVPVHVKVIVEGSEEQGTGGLERYAEEHPELLKADTIVIGDAGNFRAGLPTVTTTLRGMTLVRVRIDTLAGNLHSGQFGGAAPDALAALIRVLDSLRAEDGSTTVDGLDASGAWDGLEYSEEQFRADAKVLDGVGLIGNGSVADRLWARPAVTVLGIDCPPVVGATPSVHASARALVSLRVPPGVDAAEASKLLEAHLVAHTPWGARVTTEQIGQGQAFRADASSPAYQAMADAMAAAYPGETMQYAGEGGSIPLCNTLAGLYPEAEILLIGLSEPAAQIHAVNESVSAEELERLSVAEALFLRNYAAS; from the coding sequence ATGTCGTCGAATCCGGTCGCCGAGACCGTCGCCTCGCTGCTGCCCCGCGCCAAGGCGGAGCTGGCCGAGCTGGTCGCCTTCAAGTCGGTGGCGGACTTCACGCAGTTTCCGAGGAGCGAGAGCGAGGGCGCCGCGAACTGGGTCGCCGACGCGCTGCGCGCCGAGGGATTCGTCGACGTGGCCCTGCTCGACACCCCCGACGGCACCCAGTCCGTCTACGGCTACCTGCCTGGCCCCGAGGGCGCGAAAACGGTTCTGCTGTACGCGCACTACGACGTCCAGCCCCCGCTGGACGAGGCCGGCTGGACCACCCCGCCGTTCGAGCTGACCGAGCGCGACGGCCGCTGGTACGGCCGCGGGGCCGCCGACTGCAAGGGCGGCGTGATCATGCACCTGCTCGCGCTGCGCGCCCTGAAGGCGAACGGCGGCGTGCCGGTGCACGTCAAGGTGATCGTGGAGGGCTCCGAGGAGCAGGGCACCGGCGGCCTGGAGCGGTACGCCGAGGAGCACCCCGAGCTGCTCAAGGCCGACACCATCGTGATCGGCGACGCCGGCAACTTCCGTGCCGGGCTGCCCACGGTGACCACCACCCTGCGCGGCATGACCCTGGTCCGGGTGCGGATCGACACGCTCGCGGGCAATCTGCACTCCGGCCAGTTCGGCGGCGCCGCCCCGGACGCGCTCGCCGCGCTGATCCGCGTGCTGGACTCGCTGCGCGCCGAGGACGGCTCGACCACGGTCGACGGTCTCGACGCCTCGGGGGCGTGGGACGGCCTGGAGTACTCCGAGGAGCAGTTCCGCGCGGACGCCAAGGTGCTCGACGGGGTGGGGCTGATCGGCAACGGCTCGGTCGCCGACCGCCTGTGGGCCCGCCCGGCCGTCACCGTCCTCGGCATCGACTGCCCGCCGGTGGTCGGCGCCACCCCGTCCGTGCACGCCAGCGCCCGCGCGCTGGTCAGCCTGCGGGTGCCGCCGGGCGTGGACGCCGCGGAGGCGAGCAAGCTGCTGGAGGCCCACCTCGTGGCGCACACCCCCTGGGGCGCCCGGGTCACCACCGAGCAGATCGGCCAGGGCCAGGCCTTCCGCGCCGACGCCTCCAGCCCGGCGTACCAGGCGATGGCCGACGCGATGGCCGCCGCCTACCCCGGCGAGACCATGCAGTACGCCGGTGAGGGCGGCTCGATCCCGCTGTGCAACACCCTCGCGGGCCTGTACCCGGAAGCGGAGATCCTGCTCATCGGCCTGAGCGAGCCGGCGGCGCAGATCCACGCCGTCAACGAGAGCGTGTCCGCCGAGGAGCTGGAGCGGCTGTCGGTCGCGGAGGCGCTCTTCCTGCGCAACTACGCGGCGAGCTGA
- a CDS encoding nitroreductase family deazaflavin-dependent oxidoreductase — protein sequence MSTHVKKPGWFTVNVFNRVVAWFTRRGISVWGSRVLAVRGRKSGEWRTTPVNLLTVDGQQYLLAPRGHVQWTHNMRAAGGGELRLGRNVDVFTAAEVADDDKVPLLRAYLKRWKAEVGVFFDGVGPDSPDEELRRIAPDHPVFHITVTS from the coding sequence ATGTCGACACACGTCAAGAAGCCCGGCTGGTTCACCGTCAACGTCTTCAACCGGGTGGTCGCCTGGTTCACCCGGCGCGGCATCAGCGTCTGGGGCTCCCGGGTCCTCGCGGTGCGCGGGCGCAAGAGCGGCGAGTGGCGCACCACGCCGGTGAACCTGCTGACGGTGGACGGACAGCAGTACCTGCTCGCCCCGCGCGGCCATGTGCAGTGGACCCACAACATGCGCGCGGCCGGCGGCGGCGAGCTGCGGCTCGGCAGGAACGTGGACGTGTTCACCGCCGCCGAGGTCGCCGACGACGACAAGGTTCCGCTGCTGCGCGCCTACCTCAAGCGCTGGAAGGCGGAGGTCGGCGTCTTCTTCGACGGCGTCGGCCCCGACTCCCCGGACGAGGAGCTGCGCCGCATCGCCCCCGACCACCCGGTCTTCCACATCACGGTCACGAGCTGA
- a CDS encoding maleylpyruvate isomerase family mycothiol-dependent enzyme: MDTADFLQTLDREGRLLAEAAEQAGVEAKVPTCPEWQVRDLLRHTGMVHRWAAAFVAEGHTSYHPDGGLPDLDGGELLDWFRDGHRYLVGTLASAAPDVECWHFLPAPSPLAFWARRQAHETTVHRVDAESARGGARSGIGTAFAVDGIDELLRGFHARPKSRVRSAEPRVLRVRATDGDGAVWTVRLSQEPPAATRDAEGEADCEVAGSAAEVYLALWNRQPFPQVTGDPAVAGLWRERSAVTWS; this comes from the coding sequence ATGGACACTGCCGACTTTCTTCAGACCCTGGACCGGGAGGGCCGGTTGCTGGCCGAGGCGGCCGAGCAGGCCGGCGTCGAGGCCAAGGTGCCGACCTGTCCCGAGTGGCAGGTGCGGGACCTGCTGCGGCACACCGGGATGGTGCACCGCTGGGCCGCCGCCTTCGTCGCCGAGGGGCACACCTCCTACCACCCCGACGGCGGACTGCCCGACCTCGACGGCGGCGAACTGCTCGACTGGTTCCGCGACGGGCACCGGTATCTCGTCGGCACCCTCGCCTCGGCCGCGCCCGACGTGGAGTGCTGGCACTTCCTGCCGGCGCCGTCACCGCTCGCGTTCTGGGCGCGGCGCCAGGCGCACGAGACGACGGTGCACCGGGTCGACGCGGAGTCCGCGCGGGGCGGCGCCCGGTCGGGGATCGGCACCGCGTTCGCGGTGGACGGCATCGACGAACTGCTGCGCGGCTTCCACGCCCGCCCCAAGAGCAGGGTGCGCAGCGCCGAGCCCCGGGTGCTGCGGGTGCGGGCGACGGACGGCGACGGCGCGGTGTGGACCGTACGGCTGTCCCAGGAGCCGCCGGCGGCCACGCGGGATGCCGAGGGCGAGGCCGACTGCGAAGTGGCCGGGTCCGCCGCCGAGGTGTACCTCGCGCTGTGGAACCGGCAGCCGTTCCCTCAGGTGACCGGGGATCCGGCCGTCGCCGGGCTGTGGCGGGAGCGGTCGGCCGTCACCTGGAGCTGA
- a CDS encoding geranylgeranyl reductase family protein: MSGENSSADDVQRVWDVVVVGAGPAGASAAYAAAVAGRRVLLLEKAELPRYKTCGGGIIGPSRDALPPGFELPLRDRVHAVTFSHNGRFARTRRSKQMLFGLINRPEFDQQLVEHAQKAGAELRTGVTVQRVEQHGSAVPDRRTVAVVLQGGETVLARAVVGADGSASRIGAHVGVKLDQVDLGLEAEIPVPEPVADDWRGRVLIDWGPLPGSYGWVFPKGDTLTVGVISARGEGAATKRYLEDFIARLGLSGFEPAVSSGHLTRCRADDSPLSRGRVLVCGDAAGLLEPWTREGISYALRSGRLAGEWAVRVAEAHDAVDARRQALNYAFAVKAGLGVEMSVGKRLLAVFEKRPGLFHAALTGFRPAWKAFRDITRGSTSLADIVRTHPVAHRALSALDRRPAAASAQDPAGS, encoded by the coding sequence GTGAGCGGCGAGAACTCTTCGGCGGACGACGTGCAGCGGGTGTGGGACGTCGTCGTGGTGGGCGCGGGACCCGCGGGGGCCTCGGCGGCCTACGCGGCGGCGGTCGCGGGCCGGCGCGTGCTGTTGCTGGAGAAGGCGGAGCTGCCCCGCTACAAGACCTGCGGCGGCGGCATCATCGGTCCCTCGCGCGACGCGCTGCCGCCCGGTTTCGAGCTGCCCCTGCGCGACCGGGTGCACGCGGTCACCTTCTCCCACAACGGCCGGTTCGCCCGCACCCGCCGCTCCAAGCAGATGCTGTTCGGCCTGATCAACCGGCCCGAGTTCGACCAGCAGCTGGTCGAGCACGCCCAGAAGGCGGGCGCCGAGCTGCGGACGGGCGTCACGGTGCAGCGGGTCGAGCAGCACGGCTCGGCGGTGCCGGACCGGAGGACGGTTGCGGTCGTGCTGCAGGGAGGGGAGACGGTGCTGGCCCGCGCGGTCGTCGGCGCCGACGGCAGCGCCAGCCGGATAGGGGCCCACGTCGGGGTGAAGCTCGACCAGGTGGACCTGGGCCTGGAGGCGGAGATCCCGGTCCCGGAGCCGGTCGCCGACGACTGGAGGGGACGGGTCCTCATCGACTGGGGCCCTCTGCCGGGCAGTTACGGCTGGGTGTTCCCGAAGGGGGACACCCTGACGGTCGGCGTGATCTCCGCGCGCGGCGAAGGCGCCGCCACCAAGCGGTACTTGGAGGACTTCATCGCCCGCCTCGGCCTGTCCGGCTTCGAACCGGCGGTCTCCTCCGGGCATCTGACCCGCTGCCGCGCCGACGACTCGCCGCTGTCCCGGGGCCGGGTGCTGGTCTGCGGAGACGCGGCCGGGCTGCTGGAGCCGTGGACCCGCGAGGGCATCTCCTACGCACTGCGTTCGGGCCGGCTCGCGGGGGAGTGGGCGGTGCGCGTCGCCGAGGCGCACGACGCGGTCGACGCCCGGCGCCAGGCCCTGAACTACGCGTTCGCCGTCAAGGCGGGGCTCGGCGTCGAGATGAGCGTCGGCAAGCGCCTGCTGGCCGTGTTCGAGAAGCGCCCGGGCCTCTTCCACGCGGCTCTCACCGGCTTCCGCCCGGCCTGGAAGGCGTTCCGCGACATCACCCGGGGCTCGACCTCGCTGGCCGACATCGTCCGCACCCACCCGGTCGCCCACCGCGCCCTGAGCGCGCTGGACCGGCGCCCGGCGGCGGCTTCGGCTCAGGACCCGGCCGGTTCCTGA
- a CDS encoding DUF6332 family protein, with protein sequence MTRGEPPPVRPAGLVAPPGAPLFGAVARPALLFGLPPLLSLALLRLGTAVAPVVFVARVISVLVRFRQAGQPSHPGRTNPDS encoded by the coding sequence GTGACTAGGGGGGAGCCTCCACCAGTGCGCCCGGCGGGGCTGGTTGCCCCGCCGGGCGCGCCTCTGTTCGGGGCCGTGGCCAGGCCCGCGCTGCTCTTCGGTCTTCCGCCCCTGCTGTCCCTGGCCCTGCTGCGGCTGGGCACGGCCGTCGCGCCGGTCGTCTTCGTGGCCCGCGTGATCAGCGTGCTGGTGCGCTTCCGGCAGGCGGGTCAGCCCAGCCACCCAGGCCGCACCAACCCCGACTCATAG
- a CDS encoding MBL fold metallo-hydrolase: MDVIELLPRLHLLRFPVGQAYLWRDGGELTLIDAGPIGAGRAIVDAVTALGHAPGDIRRIVLTHFHEDHVGGAGELAGPGGAEVLAHPLDAPFIRGELPGPPPKFEEWELPVHAAVAERLPEGTPVPPAAVTEVADGAVLDFGDGARVLHVPGHTDGSIAVFLPEHGVLFTGDTVAASPVDGTVIPGVFNLDRTRLLASLGRLAELEADMACFGHGDPVAGNAAPALRAAAGAG; this comes from the coding sequence ATGGACGTGATCGAACTGCTCCCCCGGCTCCACCTCCTGCGCTTCCCGGTCGGCCAGGCCTATCTCTGGCGCGACGGCGGCGAGTTGACGCTGATCGACGCCGGCCCGATCGGCGCCGGCCGGGCGATCGTCGACGCGGTCACGGCGCTGGGGCACGCTCCGGGCGACATACGGCGGATCGTGCTGACCCACTTCCACGAGGACCACGTGGGCGGGGCGGGCGAGTTGGCCGGACCGGGCGGCGCCGAGGTGCTGGCGCACCCCCTGGACGCGCCGTTCATCCGGGGCGAACTCCCCGGTCCGCCGCCGAAGTTCGAGGAGTGGGAGCTGCCGGTCCACGCGGCCGTGGCCGAGCGGCTGCCCGAGGGCACGCCCGTGCCGCCGGCCGCGGTGACCGAGGTGGCGGACGGCGCCGTCCTGGACTTCGGGGACGGCGCCCGGGTGCTGCACGTCCCCGGGCACACGGACGGCAGCATCGCCGTGTTCCTGCCCGAGCACGGGGTGCTGTTCACCGGGGACACGGTGGCCGCCTCACCCGTCGACGGCACCGTCATCCCGGGGGTCTTCAACCTCGACCGGACTCGGCTCCTCGCCTCGCTCGGCCGGCTGGCGGAGCTGGAGGCGGACATGGCCTGCTTCGGGCACGGGGACCCGGTCGCCGGGAACGCCGCCCCGGCCCTGCGCGCGGCGGCGGGCGCGGGCTGA
- a CDS encoding MarR family winged helix-turn-helix transcriptional regulator, translating to MASNRSEQALVEQWREILALHARTQCELDRVLHGHGLCASDFEVLDLLAEAAPADGGCAYRVQEISERVHLSQSALSRLIGRLEKDGLVERAMCAEDRRGVRVALTAKGRALHGELRPVQRAVLSRMLAGELSSR from the coding sequence ATGGCGTCGAACAGGTCCGAGCAGGCGCTCGTTGAGCAGTGGCGGGAGATCCTCGCGCTGCATGCCCGCACCCAGTGCGAACTGGACCGGGTGCTGCACGGACACGGCCTGTGCGCCAGCGACTTCGAGGTGCTCGACCTGCTGGCCGAGGCCGCGCCGGCGGACGGCGGCTGCGCCTACCGGGTGCAGGAGATCTCCGAGCGCGTCCATCTCAGCCAGAGCGCCCTGTCCCGGCTGATCGGCCGTCTGGAGAAGGACGGCCTGGTCGAGCGCGCGATGTGCGCCGAGGACCGGCGCGGCGTGCGGGTGGCCCTCACCGCGAAGGGGCGCGCGCTGCACGGCGAGCTACGGCCGGTGCAGCGCGCGGTCCTGAGCCGGATGCTGGCGGGCGAGCTCAGCTCCAGGTGA
- a CDS encoding MFS transporter: protein MTSPLTPSTAPSPAVRWTPRLWGTLLVLCAAMFLDALDVSMVGVALPSIGSDLHLSTSTLQWIVSGYILGYGGLLLLGGRTADLLGRRQVFLVALGVFALASLLGGLVDSGPLLIASRFVKGLSAAFTAPAGLSIITTTFPEGPLRNRALSIYTTCAATGFSMGLVLSGLLTEVSWRFTMLLPAPIALVALLAGLRLLPRSVREENHDGYDIPGAVLGTASMLLLVFTVVQAPQAGWASARTLLSFLAVAVLLAVFVVVERRSPSPLIRLGVLRSGGQVRAQLGAIAFFGSYVGFQFLTTLYMQSLLGWSALHTALAFLPAGALVAVSSTKVGAVVDRFGTPRLIATGFAFMVLGYALFLRVDLDPVYAAVILPSMLLIGAACALVFPSLNIQATNGVEDHEQGMVSGLLNTSVQVGGAIFLAVVTAVVTANAPAHATPRAVLDSYRPGFTVVTGIAAAGLLITLTGLRRRRTQRSVVVARSIVQEAETERVAVRD, encoded by the coding sequence ATGACCTCTCCGCTCACCCCTTCCACGGCCCCGTCCCCGGCGGTCCGCTGGACACCCCGGCTGTGGGGCACCCTGCTGGTGCTCTGCGCGGCGATGTTCCTGGACGCGCTGGACGTGTCGATGGTCGGCGTCGCCCTGCCGTCCATCGGTTCCGACCTGCACCTGTCCACGTCGACCCTGCAATGGATCGTCAGCGGCTACATCCTGGGCTACGGCGGCCTGCTCCTGCTCGGCGGCCGCACCGCCGACCTGCTCGGCCGGCGTCAGGTGTTCCTCGTCGCGCTCGGCGTCTTCGCGCTCGCCTCGCTGCTCGGCGGGCTGGTGGACTCGGGTCCGCTGCTGATCGCCAGCCGGTTCGTCAAGGGCCTGAGCGCGGCCTTCACGGCGCCGGCGGGCCTGTCGATCATCACCACGACGTTCCCGGAAGGCCCGCTGCGCAACCGCGCCCTGTCCATCTACACCACCTGCGCCGCCACCGGCTTCTCCATGGGCCTGGTGCTCTCGGGCCTGCTCACCGAGGTCAGCTGGCGCTTCACCATGCTGCTGCCCGCGCCGATCGCCCTGGTCGCCCTGCTCGCCGGGCTGCGGCTGCTGCCGCGCAGCGTCCGCGAGGAGAACCACGACGGCTACGACATCCCGGGCGCCGTCCTCGGCACCGCGTCGATGCTGCTGCTGGTCTTCACCGTGGTCCAGGCGCCGCAGGCCGGGTGGGCCTCGGCCCGCACCCTGCTGTCCTTCCTCGCCGTCGCCGTACTGCTCGCCGTCTTCGTCGTCGTCGAGCGGCGCTCGCCGAGCCCGCTGATCCGGCTGGGCGTCCTGCGCTCGGGCGGCCAGGTCCGCGCGCAGCTCGGCGCGATCGCCTTCTTCGGCAGTTACGTGGGCTTCCAGTTCCTGACGACGCTGTACATGCAGTCCCTGCTCGGCTGGTCCGCGCTGCACACGGCGCTCGCCTTCCTGCCGGCGGGCGCGCTGGTGGCGGTGTCCTCCACGAAGGTCGGTGCGGTCGTCGACCGGTTCGGCACCCCGCGTCTGATCGCGACCGGGTTCGCCTTCATGGTCCTCGGCTACGCGCTGTTCCTGCGGGTCGACCTGGACCCGGTGTACGCGGCGGTGATCCTGCCGTCCATGCTGCTGATCGGCGCGGCCTGCGCCCTGGTCTTCCCGTCCCTCAACATCCAGGCCACCAACGGCGTCGAGGACCACGAGCAGGGCATGGTCTCCGGTCTGCTCAACACCTCGGTGCAGGTGGGCGGCGCGATCTTCCTGGCGGTGGTCACGGCCGTGGTGACCGCGAACGCCCCCGCGCACGCCACCCCGCGGGCGGTCCTCGACAGCTACCGGCCCGGCTTCACGGTCGTCACGGGCATCGCCGCGGCGGGCCTGCTGATCACCCTCACCGGACTGCGCCGCCGCCGTACGCAGCGGTCCGTCGTGGTCGCCAGGTCCATCGTGCAGGAGGCCGAAACGGAGCGCGTGGCGGTCCGTGACTAG
- a CDS encoding MFS transporter produces the protein MPGGTGDLTRLRVALTTFFALDGFVFAGWVVRIPAIKQQTHASAGALGLALLGVSAGAVVTMTLTGRLCRRYGSHPVTVVCAVLLCLSVSLPPLTHSAPALGAVLLLFGAAYGGINVAFNSAAVDLVAALRRPVMPSFHAAFSLGGMVGAGLGGLVAGALSPTRHLLGLALIGLLVTAVAGRVLLRQAPPAPRDRTPCARGETDGVAPRRTGGRGLVVVFGLVALCTAYGEGAMADWGALHLQQDLAASSGVAAAGYACFALAMTLGRASGTTLLERLGRARTVIGGGGVAALGMLLGSLAPSVWAALIGFAVTGLGLANLFPVAVERAGALTGPSGVAVASTLGYGGMLLGPPAIGFMADWFSLPTALTSVAALSAVAAVIGVCTRRTAGV, from the coding sequence GTGCCGGGTGGCACCGGTGACCTCACCCGGCTCCGCGTCGCTCTCACCACGTTCTTCGCCCTCGACGGTTTCGTCTTCGCGGGCTGGGTCGTCCGCATTCCGGCCATCAAGCAGCAGACCCACGCCTCCGCCGGCGCGCTGGGACTGGCCCTGCTCGGGGTCTCCGCGGGCGCCGTCGTCACCATGACCCTCACCGGGCGGCTCTGCCGCCGCTACGGCAGCCATCCGGTCACCGTGGTGTGCGCCGTGCTGCTCTGCCTCAGCGTCAGCCTGCCGCCGCTGACCCACTCCGCGCCCGCCCTCGGCGCCGTACTCCTGCTCTTCGGCGCCGCCTACGGCGGCATCAACGTCGCCTTCAACAGCGCCGCCGTCGACCTCGTGGCCGCGTTGCGGCGGCCGGTCATGCCGTCCTTCCACGCGGCGTTCAGCCTCGGCGGCATGGTCGGCGCCGGTCTCGGCGGTCTCGTCGCCGGTGCGCTCTCCCCCACCCGGCACCTGCTCGGCCTCGCCCTGATCGGGCTGCTCGTCACGGCCGTCGCCGGGCGCGTCCTGCTGCGGCAGGCGCCGCCCGCTCCCCGGGACCGCACGCCCTGCGCGCGCGGGGAGACGGACGGTGTCGCGCCGCGGCGGACCGGCGGCCGGGGGCTGGTCGTCGTCTTCGGGCTGGTCGCGCTGTGCACCGCCTACGGCGAGGGCGCGATGGCCGACTGGGGCGCCCTGCACCTGCAGCAGGACCTCGCGGCGTCGTCCGGTGTGGCGGCGGCCGGATACGCGTGCTTCGCGCTGGCCATGACCCTGGGCCGGGCGAGCGGCACGACCCTCCTGGAGCGTCTCGGCCGCGCCCGCACGGTGATCGGCGGCGGCGGTGTCGCGGCCCTGGGGATGCTGCTCGGCTCGCTCGCCCCGTCCGTGTGGGCCGCGCTGATCGGCTTCGCGGTCACCGGACTGGGCCTCGCCAACCTGTTCCCGGTGGCGGTGGAACGGGCGGGCGCCCTGACCGGCCCCTCCGGCGTGGCGGTCGCCTCGACACTCGGCTACGGCGGCATGCTCCTCGGGCCGCCCGCGATCGGGTTCATGGCCGACTGGTTCTCCCTGCCGACCGCGCTGACCAGCGTGGCGGCCCTGTCCGCCGTCGCCGCGGTCATCGGGGTGTGCACCCGCCGCACGGCGGGTGTCTGA